One region of Halomicrobium sp. LC1Hm genomic DNA includes:
- a CDS encoding MBL fold metallo-hydrolase yields the protein MTVHFEDLTLDWLGYATLRVESDDTTIYFDPGRYGVLTGEWEPHVEGINHPPTQDYDAQDGDVVLVTHIHHYDPDGIRRVASDDATVVLFEGIDVHATDRDLDRPADLDFEVVEVGMEDELVAADCPIWTVPAYNEEDGPNVEDDGTPIHPKGIGCGFLVEIGGQRVFWPGDSDVLPGHEELDVDVFVPSIAKNYTMDRHTAADLAAEMRPDCVVPIHYNTFESLEGDDEAFAVDVAGRGVPVALDH from the coding sequence ATGACCGTCCACTTCGAGGACCTCACGCTGGACTGGCTCGGCTACGCGACCCTGCGGGTCGAGAGCGACGACACGACGATCTACTTCGATCCCGGACGCTACGGCGTCCTCACGGGCGAGTGGGAACCCCACGTCGAGGGGATCAACCACCCGCCGACGCAGGACTACGACGCGCAGGACGGCGACGTCGTGCTGGTCACTCACATCCACCACTACGATCCGGACGGCATCCGCCGGGTCGCGAGCGACGACGCCACTGTCGTCCTCTTCGAGGGGATCGACGTCCACGCGACCGACCGCGACCTCGACCGGCCGGCCGATCTCGACTTCGAGGTCGTCGAGGTGGGCATGGAAGACGAACTCGTCGCCGCCGACTGCCCGATCTGGACCGTGCCGGCCTACAACGAGGAAGACGGCCCGAACGTCGAAGACGACGGCACGCCGATCCACCCGAAGGGAATCGGCTGTGGCTTCCTGGTCGAGATCGGCGGCCAGCGGGTCTTCTGGCCCGGCGACTCCGACGTACTGCCCGGCCACGAGGAACTCGACGTGGACGTGTTCGTCCCGTCGATCGCGAAGAACTACACGATGGATCGCCACACCGCCGCCGACCTCGCGGCGGAGATGCGACCGGACTGCGTGGTGCCGATCCACTACAACACCTTCGAGTCCCTGGAGGGCGACGACGAGGCCTTCGCAGTCGACGTTGCGGGCCGTGGCGTGCCGGTCGCACTGGACCATTGA
- a CDS encoding type 1 glutamine amidotransferase domain-containing protein, with the protein MTTALFIVSEEGYWGEECIEPLTTLTEAGVEVTVATPTGNPPVVDERSIDPEEVGEETAERVTSVAESDDRLNDPIALANADAETYDAVVFPGGHGAEWDVTQDVHARDALRTAVEGEAGTALVVCHAVGILAFTRDSDGDMLVADRNVTGFPNAWEEGIVDEQDLLPDGRKLPYWVEDEVEAAGGVWDAELDADTSVTVDGDLVTARGPPSSHAAAVTLLDELMIEE; encoded by the coding sequence ATGACTACCGCACTGTTCATCGTCAGCGAAGAAGGCTACTGGGGCGAGGAGTGCATCGAGCCGCTCACGACGCTCACCGAGGCGGGCGTCGAGGTGACGGTCGCGACGCCGACCGGGAACCCGCCGGTCGTCGACGAGCGATCGATCGACCCCGAGGAAGTCGGCGAGGAGACCGCCGAACGCGTCACGAGCGTGGCGGAGAGCGACGACCGCCTCAACGACCCGATCGCGCTGGCCAACGCCGATGCCGAGACCTACGACGCCGTCGTCTTCCCCGGCGGCCACGGTGCCGAGTGGGACGTGACCCAGGACGTACACGCCCGTGACGCGCTCCGGACCGCGGTCGAGGGCGAGGCGGGGACGGCACTGGTCGTCTGTCACGCCGTCGGCATCCTCGCGTTCACGCGGGACTCCGACGGCGACATGCTCGTCGCCGACCGGAACGTCACCGGCTTCCCCAACGCCTGGGAGGAGGGGATCGTCGACGAGCAGGACCTGCTCCCCGACGGGCGCAAGCTGCCCTACTGGGTCGAAGACGAGGTCGAGGCCGCGGGCGGCGTCTGGGACGCCGAACTCGACGCCGACACGTCGGTGACCGTCGACGGCGACCTCGTCACCGCACGAGGGCCGCCCTCCTCACACGCCGCAGCGGTGACGCTACTGGACGAACTGATGATCGAGGAGTAG
- a CDS encoding DNA topoisomerase IV subunit A, whose protein sequence is MSTDSNLNEAEAREQLLDLAADFYDQFAEGDVPTMQIPTRTKSNIEYDEDKDVWVYGDRSSTRSAKTVSGAQKLLKATYTIDFLAQQLEEDRSSTLRELYYLSESWDLDEAQFNTQDESNNLIEDLEIVSEVKREDFHMRPEESGAKVMGPLLLREQTRRGDREIHCQDDVGQGGYQIPNNPDTIEFLDNDADFVLAVETGGMRDRLVENGFDDEYDSIVVHLGGQPARATRRLIKRMHDELDLPVVVFADGDPWSYRIYGSVAYGSIKSAHLSEYLATPEAMYVGIRPEDIVEYDLPTDPLSDSDINALESELEDPRFQTEFWEEQIELQLDIGKKSEQQSLAARGLDFVTETYLPERLTEMGVL, encoded by the coding sequence ATGAGTACTGATAGCAACCTCAACGAGGCAGAAGCCCGCGAACAGCTGCTCGACCTCGCGGCGGACTTCTACGACCAGTTCGCCGAGGGCGACGTGCCGACGATGCAGATTCCTACCCGAACGAAGTCAAACATCGAGTACGACGAGGACAAGGACGTGTGGGTCTACGGCGACCGCTCTTCGACGCGGTCGGCAAAGACCGTCTCCGGTGCCCAGAAGCTCCTGAAGGCGACCTACACCATCGACTTCCTCGCACAGCAACTCGAAGAGGACCGCTCTTCGACCCTGCGTGAACTGTACTACCTCTCGGAGTCCTGGGACCTCGACGAGGCCCAGTTCAACACCCAGGACGAGTCGAACAACCTCATCGAGGACTTAGAGATCGTCTCGGAGGTCAAACGCGAGGACTTCCACATGCGCCCCGAGGAGTCCGGCGCGAAGGTGATGGGACCGCTGCTGCTGCGCGAGCAGACCCGCCGGGGCGACCGCGAGATCCACTGCCAGGACGACGTGGGACAGGGCGGCTACCAGATCCCCAACAACCCAGACACCATCGAGTTCCTCGACAACGACGCCGACTTCGTGCTCGCGGTGGAGACCGGTGGGATGCGCGACCGGCTCGTCGAGAACGGGTTCGACGACGAGTACGACTCCATCGTCGTCCACCTGGGCGGCCAGCCAGCCCGGGCGACACGTCGCCTCATCAAGCGAATGCACGACGAACTCGACCTGCCCGTCGTGGTGTTCGCCGACGGTGACCCGTGGTCCTACCGGATCTACGGCTCCGTGGCCTACGGCTCGATCAAGTCCGCCCACCTCTCTGAGTACCTCGCGACGCCGGAAGCGATGTACGTCGGTATCCGACCCGAAGACATCGTCGAGTACGACCTGCCGACGGACCCGCTCTCGGATTCGGACATCAACGCCCTCGAATCGGAGCTGGAGGACCCACGCTTCCAGACGGAGTTCTGGGAGGAGCAGATCGAACTCCAGCTCGACATCGGGAAGAAGTCCGAACAGCAGTCACTCGCAGCGCGTGGACTGGACTTCGTGACCGAGACGTATCTTCCTGAACGGCTGACCGAGATGGGCGTTCTCTAA
- a CDS encoding DNA topoisomerase VI subunit B, with protein MTSYQSRLGEGEGIADELAESQRSISIAEFFEKNRQMLGFDSGAKALVTAVKEAVDNALDACEEAGITPDIYVEIQEAGDYYRLIVEDNGPGITREQIPNIFGKLLYGSRFHKREQNRGQQGIGISAAVLHSQKTSGKPAKITSRTEQHADAQYFELIVDTDANEPEISVEDTTTWERPHGTRIELEMEANMRARQQLHDYIKHTAVVNPHARIELVEPKEHLKYERTTDQLPDETEEIRPHPHGVELGTLLKMLESTDSYSISGFMQGEFTRVGQKTSDEVIANFNDRYYGREMTWYGPEPHDGSVAPEGQRGEDGEADGTDVARAVQQAVSNKGKDATAAFADAVASAVSEAGRVAHGRLEEIVDGHADRIEDDYEKTFGDTVREAAIEAAWGEITADRTPDVYELVDEVTTTRKDDAAVQGIAERIADKFDDGRHRLTYAEFESYVDRAADMTEERDDTTFGETAREKILDALWEVAARVSDDPPNVSEIADDRDIASDLLEAMRETDIIAPPTDCLAPITAELVEAGLKKEFDADFFAASTRDASVHGGDPFIVEAGIAYGGDIEHDQAQVMRFANRVPLVYQRGACATTDVVKSINWRNYGLDQPGGSGIPNDAAVVMVHIASTNVPFTSESKDAVANIPEIESEIELAIREAARELKSYLNKRRSMQKRRKKENKLATILPEMAEKLATVTGNEQLDIDDSMARIMNNVLVEREVEGDTVRVVVENNDDTNADIDLTDIVTAEPRATNGANVVEMDGEWFVKWQTTVAAGDDAVLEYQLDGDAEFDIAVDGVEDEKLTVNA; from the coding sequence ATGACCTCGTATCAGTCTCGTCTCGGGGAGGGAGAGGGGATCGCCGACGAACTGGCCGAGAGCCAGCGATCCATCTCCATCGCCGAGTTCTTCGAGAAGAACAGGCAGATGCTCGGGTTCGACTCGGGGGCCAAGGCGCTCGTCACGGCCGTCAAGGAGGCCGTCGACAACGCGCTCGACGCCTGTGAGGAGGCCGGGATCACCCCCGACATCTACGTCGAGATCCAGGAAGCGGGGGACTACTACCGGCTCATCGTCGAAGACAACGGCCCCGGCATCACCCGAGAACAGATCCCCAACATCTTCGGGAAGCTCCTCTACGGCTCGCGCTTTCACAAGCGCGAGCAGAACCGGGGACAGCAGGGAATCGGCATCTCGGCGGCCGTTCTCCACTCCCAGAAGACCAGCGGCAAGCCGGCGAAGATCACCAGCCGGACCGAGCAACACGCAGACGCCCAGTACTTCGAGCTGATCGTCGACACGGACGCCAACGAACCCGAGATCAGCGTCGAGGACACGACGACCTGGGAGCGACCCCACGGCACCCGCATCGAACTGGAGATGGAGGCGAATATGCGGGCCCGCCAGCAGCTCCACGACTACATCAAGCACACGGCGGTGGTCAACCCCCACGCCCGCATCGAACTGGTCGAGCCAAAGGAACACCTCAAGTACGAACGGACGACCGACCAGCTCCCGGACGAGACCGAGGAGATCCGTCCCCACCCCCACGGCGTCGAACTCGGCACGCTGTTGAAGATGCTGGAGTCGACGGATTCGTACTCGATCTCGGGGTTCATGCAGGGCGAGTTCACCCGGGTGGGCCAGAAGACCAGCGACGAGGTCATCGCGAACTTCAACGACCGGTACTACGGCCGCGAGATGACGTGGTACGGCCCGGAGCCCCACGACGGCAGCGTTGCCCCGGAGGGGCAACGAGGTGAAGACGGCGAAGCCGACGGAACGGACGTGGCGCGAGCCGTCCAGCAGGCCGTCTCGAACAAGGGCAAAGACGCCACCGCGGCGTTCGCCGATGCGGTCGCCAGCGCCGTCTCGGAGGCCGGCCGGGTCGCCCACGGTCGCCTCGAAGAGATCGTCGACGGCCACGCCGATCGGATCGAGGACGACTACGAGAAGACCTTCGGCGACACCGTCCGCGAAGCCGCCATCGAGGCGGCGTGGGGCGAGATCACCGCCGATCGAACGCCGGACGTGTACGAACTCGTCGACGAGGTCACGACGACGCGCAAGGACGACGCCGCGGTGCAGGGCATCGCCGAGCGAATCGCGGACAAGTTCGACGACGGCCGCCACCGGCTGACCTACGCCGAGTTCGAGTCCTACGTCGACCGCGCCGCCGACATGACCGAGGAGCGCGACGACACCACGTTCGGCGAGACCGCACGCGAGAAGATCCTCGACGCCCTCTGGGAGGTCGCCGCGCGGGTCTCGGACGATCCCCCCAACGTGAGCGAGATCGCCGACGACCGCGACATCGCCAGCGACCTGCTGGAGGCGATGCGCGAGACCGACATCATCGCACCGCCGACGGACTGTCTCGCACCGATCACCGCCGAACTCGTCGAGGCGGGGCTGAAAAAGGAGTTCGACGCGGACTTCTTCGCTGCCTCCACCCGGGACGCCTCCGTCCACGGCGGCGACCCGTTCATCGTCGAGGCGGGGATCGCCTACGGCGGCGACATCGAACACGACCAGGCCCAGGTGATGCGCTTTGCCAACCGCGTCCCGCTCGTGTATCAGCGCGGTGCCTGTGCGACGACCGATGTCGTCAAGTCGATCAACTGGCGCAACTACGGCCTCGACCAGCCGGGGGGCAGCGGCATCCCCAACGACGCCGCAGTCGTCATGGTCCACATCGCCTCGACGAACGTCCCCTTCACCAGCGAGTCCAAGGACGCCGTCGCCAACATCCCGGAGATCGAGTCCGAGATCGAGCTGGCGATCCGCGAGGCCGCACGGGAGCTCAAGAGCTACCTCAACAAGCGCCGATCGATGCAAAAGCGCCGGAAGAAAGAGAACAAGCTCGCGACGATCCTCCCCGAGATGGCCGAGAAGCTCGCGACGGTCACCGGCAACGAGCAACTGGACATCGACGACTCGATGGCTCGCATCATGAACAACGTCCTCGTCGAGCGCGAGGTCGAGGGCGATACGGTCCGGGTCGTCGTCGAGAACAACGACGACACCAACGCCGACATCGACCTGACGGACATCGTCACGGCCGAGCCACGGGCCACCAACGGCGCGAACGTCGTCGAGATGGACGGCGAGTGGTTCGTCAAGTGGCAGACGACCGTCGCTGCCGGCGACGACGCAGTCCTGGAGTATCAGCTCGACGGCGACGCCGAGTTCGACATCGCAGTCGACGGCGTCGAAGACGAGAAACTGACGGTGAACGCGTAA
- the gyrB gene encoding DNA topoisomerase (ATP-hydrolyzing) subunit B, whose translation MSQDRDYGAEQIQVLEGLQAVQKRPAMYIGSTDSRGLHHLVYEVVDNSIDEALAGHCDEITVTIHEDDSVSVSDDGRGIPVDTHEKHDRPALEVIMTVLHAGGKFDSKSYQVSGGLHGVGVSVVNALSKWLEVEVKRDGAVWKQRFDHGEPEYELERVRDMEPDEETGTRIRFWPDDEIFEATDFVYSTLASRLRELAFLNSGVEISLVDERDGESQTFVYEGGIKEFVQYLNETKEPLHRDVIYFEDDEQIEDGPVQVEIAMQGTAELQGSIHAFANNINTREGGSHMTGFKTALTRTVNDYATSNGLLNDLDDTLSGEDIREGLTAVISIKHPDPQFEGQTKTKLGNSEVRGIVESAMHDGLGTFFEENPDTAEAIVGKAVEAAKARKAAKKAEELTRRKSALESTALPGKLADCQTRDPDDAELFVVEGDSAGGSAKQGRNPEFQAILPIRGKILNVERHRLDRILENDSIRNVITALGTGIGDEFDIEDIRYKRIIMMTDADVDGAHIRTLLLTLFYRHMKPLLEAGYVYAAQPPLYRVRYNGETYDAMTEAERDRLVEEKCDGNPDQVQRFKGLGEMNPQQLWDTTMDPDQRILKQITIEDAAAADKMFSVLMGDAVEPRKEFIKEHSPEADWVDI comes from the coding sequence ATGTCACAGGACCGTGATTACGGTGCGGAACAGATTCAGGTTCTGGAGGGGTTACAGGCCGTTCAAAAGCGGCCGGCGATGTACATCGGGTCGACCGACTCCAGAGGCCTCCATCATCTCGTCTACGAGGTCGTAGACAACTCCATCGACGAGGCACTCGCCGGGCACTGCGACGAAATCACCGTCACGATCCACGAGGACGACTCCGTCTCTGTCTCCGACGATGGCCGCGGCATCCCGGTCGACACCCACGAGAAGCACGACCGGCCCGCGCTCGAAGTCATCATGACCGTACTCCACGCGGGAGGGAAGTTCGACAGCAAGTCCTACCAGGTCTCCGGTGGGCTCCACGGGGTGGGCGTCTCCGTCGTCAACGCGCTCTCGAAGTGGCTCGAAGTCGAGGTCAAACGCGACGGTGCCGTCTGGAAACAGCGGTTCGACCACGGCGAACCGGAGTACGAGCTCGAACGGGTTCGCGACATGGAACCCGACGAGGAGACGGGCACACGGATCCGTTTCTGGCCCGACGACGAGATCTTCGAGGCGACCGACTTCGTCTACTCGACGCTGGCGTCTCGCCTCCGGGAGCTTGCCTTCCTCAACTCCGGCGTCGAGATCTCGCTGGTCGACGAACGCGACGGCGAGTCTCAGACGTTCGTCTACGAGGGCGGCATCAAGGAGTTCGTCCAGTATCTCAACGAGACCAAAGAGCCCCTCCACCGCGACGTGATCTACTTCGAAGACGACGAGCAGATCGAGGACGGGCCGGTCCAGGTCGAGATCGCCATGCAGGGCACGGCCGAGCTACAGGGGTCGATCCACGCCTTCGCCAACAACATCAACACGCGAGAGGGGGGCAGTCACATGACCGGGTTCAAGACGGCCCTGACCCGGACAGTCAACGACTACGCCACGAGCAACGGCCTGTTGAACGATCTCGACGACACGCTCTCGGGCGAAGACATCCGCGAGGGCCTCACGGCCGTCATCTCCATCAAACACCCCGACCCGCAGTTCGAGGGCCAGACGAAGACGAAGCTGGGCAACAGCGAGGTCCGGGGGATCGTCGAGTCGGCGATGCACGACGGTCTCGGGACGTTCTTCGAGGAGAACCCCGACACGGCGGAAGCCATCGTCGGGAAGGCCGTCGAGGCCGCGAAGGCCCGCAAGGCCGCGAAGAAAGCCGAGGAGCTGACCCGGCGCAAGTCCGCGCTGGAATCGACGGCGCTGCCCGGCAAGCTCGCCGACTGCCAGACACGAGATCCCGACGACGCGGAGCTGTTCGTCGTCGAGGGCGACTCTGCCGGCGGCTCGGCCAAGCAGGGACGCAATCCGGAGTTCCAGGCGATTCTCCCGATCCGCGGGAAGATCCTCAACGTCGAGCGACACCGCCTCGACCGCATCCTGGAGAACGACTCGATCCGCAACGTCATCACGGCGCTCGGTACCGGCATCGGCGACGAGTTCGACATCGAGGACATCCGCTACAAGCGGATCATCATGATGACCGACGCCGACGTGGACGGTGCCCACATTCGGACGCTCCTGTTGACCCTGTTCTACCGGCACATGAAGCCGCTGCTGGAAGCCGGCTACGTCTACGCCGCCCAGCCCCCGCTCTATCGGGTCCGGTACAACGGCGAGACCTACGACGCGATGACGGAGGCAGAGCGGGATCGACTCGTCGAAGAGAAGTGTGACGGCAATCCCGACCAGGTCCAGCGGTTCAAGGGCCTGGGCGAGATGAACCCCCAGCAGCTGTGGGACACGACCATGGATCCCGACCAGCGGATCCTCAAGCAGATCACCATCGAGGACGCCGCCGCCGCAGACAAGATGTTCTCGGTGCTGATGGGCGACGCGGTCGAACCCCGCAAGGAGTTCATCAAGGAACACTCGCCGGAAGCCGACTGGGTGGACATCTAA
- the gyrA gene encoding DNA gyrase subunit A encodes MSSEAPDPDDPQAASRVDRVRIEDEMEQSYIDYAMSVIAGRALPDVRDGLKPVHRRILYAMHEMGVSSRSSHRKSSSIVGETMGDYHPHGDSAIYDTLVRMAQPFAMRYPLVDGQGNFGSMDGDPAAAMRYTEARMSPISEELLADIEKDTVDFKSNYDDRLQEPEVLPSAMPNLLVNGSSGIAVGMSTNIPPHNLGEVIDATVHLIDNPDCEVEDLMDHVKGPDFPTGGNIVGKDAIYSAYATGRGRLRVRADYEVDPEENRIVVTEIPYQENKARMVERIAEDVNEGVIEGIADLRDESDRNGVRIVVELKRGANVDVVENQLLESHLESTFGVINLALVDDEPRVLTLKETLEHYVDHRREVVRRRSQFELDEAQDRAHILEGRLKALQNVDDVVELIQDSEDRDEARTELQSQFDFSEEQAAHIVRMQLGSLTSMETAEIESEYEDVQARIERLQTILDSESELLTVIKDELREIKAEYDDDRKTSILEAEGEVTHEDLIPEEDCVVVITEDDYIKRMPVDVFDAQNRGGKGIIGSDPKEGDRVSKVFRANSHDYLLCFTNQGQVYRLKTYEIPEMSRTARGKSAVNIIDLGDGEEITAVVSTDDFEEDECLTMVTRNGYVKRTCVDEFENILSTGIIAAKLEDGDALVDVEVTDDSGDLVVATEGGMTIRFDESEVREMGRSARGVRGIDLQDGDKVAAMVATDDHDDRALLTVTENGYGKRTLLSEYSKQSRYGKGLIDIKTDDRNGRVATAKAVREDDHLVIMSESGQIMRIPAGDVSQVGRNTKGVKIMELDGADNVASVTVVPAEVEDGE; translated from the coding sequence ATGAGTTCTGAAGCACCTGATCCCGACGATCCGCAGGCAGCGTCGCGCGTCGACCGCGTCCGCATCGAGGACGAGATGGAACAGAGCTACATCGACTACGCGATGAGCGTCATCGCCGGTCGTGCGCTCCCGGACGTTCGCGACGGGCTCAAGCCCGTCCACCGCCGGATCCTCTACGCGATGCACGAGATGGGCGTCTCGTCGCGGTCCTCTCACCGCAAGTCCTCCTCGATCGTCGGGGAGACGATGGGTGATTACCACCCCCACGGGGACAGCGCGATCTACGACACCCTGGTCCGAATGGCCCAGCCGTTCGCGATGCGCTACCCCCTCGTGGACGGACAGGGGAACTTCGGCTCGATGGACGGCGACCCCGCGGCCGCGATGCGCTACACCGAGGCCCGGATGTCGCCGATCTCGGAGGAACTGCTCGCCGACATCGAGAAAGACACCGTCGACTTCAAATCCAACTACGACGACCGACTCCAGGAGCCGGAGGTCCTGCCGTCGGCGATGCCGAACCTGCTGGTCAACGGTTCCTCGGGGATCGCCGTCGGGATGTCGACGAACATCCCGCCGCACAACCTCGGCGAGGTGATCGACGCGACGGTCCACCTCATCGACAACCCCGACTGCGAGGTCGAGGACCTGATGGACCACGTGAAGGGGCCGGACTTCCCGACCGGCGGCAACATCGTCGGTAAGGACGCCATCTACTCGGCGTACGCGACGGGGCGGGGTCGCCTCCGCGTCCGGGCGGACTACGAGGTCGATCCCGAGGAGAACCGGATCGTCGTCACGGAGATTCCGTACCAGGAGAACAAGGCCCGGATGGTCGAGCGGATCGCCGAGGACGTCAACGAGGGTGTCATCGAGGGCATCGCCGACCTCCGCGACGAGTCGGACCGCAACGGCGTCCGCATCGTCGTCGAACTCAAGCGCGGCGCGAACGTCGACGTGGTCGAGAACCAGCTCCTGGAGAGCCACCTCGAATCGACCTTCGGCGTCATCAACCTCGCGCTGGTCGACGACGAGCCCCGCGTGCTCACCCTCAAAGAGACGCTCGAACACTACGTTGATCACCGCCGGGAGGTCGTGCGTCGGCGCTCGCAGTTCGAACTCGACGAGGCCCAGGACCGCGCACACATCCTCGAAGGTCGCCTGAAGGCGCTGCAAAACGTCGACGACGTGGTCGAGCTGATCCAGGACTCGGAGGACCGCGACGAGGCCCGCACGGAGCTACAGAGCCAGTTCGACTTCTCCGAGGAGCAGGCGGCCCACATCGTCCGGATGCAGCTTGGCTCGCTGACCTCGATGGAGACCGCAGAGATCGAGTCGGAGTACGAGGACGTACAGGCCCGGATCGAACGGCTCCAGACGATCCTCGACTCCGAGTCGGAGCTCCTGACGGTCATCAAAGACGAGCTTCGCGAGATCAAAGCGGAGTACGACGACGACCGCAAGACGTCGATCCTCGAAGCCGAGGGCGAGGTCACCCACGAGGATCTCATCCCCGAGGAAGACTGTGTCGTCGTCATCACGGAGGACGACTACATCAAGCGGATGCCCGTCGACGTGTTCGACGCCCAGAACCGGGGCGGCAAGGGAATCATCGGCTCGGACCCCAAGGAGGGCGATCGCGTCTCGAAGGTCTTCCGGGCGAACAGCCACGATTACCTGCTCTGTTTCACCAATCAGGGACAGGTCTATCGCCTGAAGACCTACGAGATTCCGGAGATGTCCCGCACCGCCAGGGGCAAGTCGGCGGTCAACATCATCGATCTCGGCGACGGCGAGGAGATCACCGCCGTGGTCTCGACGGACGACTTCGAGGAAGACGAGTGCCTGACGATGGTCACCCGCAACGGCTACGTCAAGCGCACCTGCGTCGACGAGTTCGAGAACATCCTCTCGACGGGGATCATCGCCGCGAAGCTCGAAGACGGCGACGCACTGGTCGACGTGGAGGTCACCGACGACAGCGGCGATCTGGTCGTCGCCACCGAGGGCGGCATGACGATCCGCTTCGACGAGTCGGAAGTCCGCGAGATGGGACGTTCGGCCCGCGGCGTCCGCGGGATCGACCTGCAAGACGGCGACAAGGTCGCCGCGATGGTCGCGACGGACGACCACGACGACCGCGCACTCCTGACCGTCACCGAGAACGGGTACGGGAAGCGCACCCTCCTGTCGGAGTACAGCAAACAGTCCCGCTACGGGAAGGGCCTGATCGACATCAAGACCGACGACCGCAACGGCCGCGTCGCGACGGCGAAGGCCGTCCGCGAGGACGACCACCTGGTCATCATGAGCGAGAGCGGCCAGATCATGCGCATCCCCGCCGGTGACGTGTCACAGGTCGGCCGCAACACGAAGGGGGTCAAGATCATGGAGCTCGACGGGGCGGACAACGTGGCGAGCGTGACGGTGGTGCCCGCCGAGGTCGAAGACGGCGAGTAG
- a CDS encoding FAD-binding oxidoreductase, with protein sequence MPDVPRHKSKHERLAAHPLVTDEGRVTLVEPLDRSRNGEVRSAVKREVAAAGVDCRFADFRSGSDVDWTGLYEALRAEGASRRRIGAVRDLADRFERPYPSLLRLRVDPDTELDFEPGQYVTLRSGDTPRAYSLANAPAEHELEFCIRRVPGGRLTSELFVHVEEGDEVVVRGPYGEMALSNPSGRDVVFLATGTGVAPFRSMIEHLFATGQDTYRGTKRDVWLFLGCAWRDDLPYREWFESLAEDHERFHFVPTLTREPLLSDWSGEVDYVQQVFAKYLDGAAVDRSSVPQSMQRYVEAEPVGTQARLDPDDLDLYACGINAMVETLVRTARSVGVPEAHMDYEGFG encoded by the coding sequence ATGCCAGACGTTCCGCGCCACAAGAGCAAACACGAACGGCTGGCCGCCCACCCGCTCGTCACCGACGAGGGACGCGTGACGCTCGTCGAGCCGCTGGACCGGAGCCGGAACGGCGAAGTCCGGAGCGCCGTCAAGCGGGAGGTGGCGGCCGCGGGCGTCGACTGCCGGTTTGCGGACTTTCGTAGCGGCTCCGACGTCGACTGGACGGGACTGTACGAGGCGCTGCGCGCCGAGGGCGCGTCGCGCCGACGGATCGGGGCCGTGCGAGACCTCGCCGATCGGTTCGAACGTCCGTATCCGTCACTGCTGCGACTGCGTGTCGATCCCGACACGGAATTGGACTTCGAGCCGGGGCAGTACGTCACGCTGCGCAGCGGCGACACGCCGCGGGCGTACTCGCTCGCGAACGCGCCAGCGGAGCACGAACTGGAGTTCTGTATCCGGCGCGTGCCCGGCGGACGCCTCACCAGCGAACTGTTCGTCCACGTCGAGGAAGGCGACGAGGTGGTCGTCCGCGGTCCCTACGGCGAGATGGCCCTCTCGAACCCCTCCGGCCGGGACGTGGTCTTTCTCGCGACCGGCACCGGCGTCGCCCCCTTTCGCAGTATGATCGAGCACCTCTTCGCGACCGGGCAAGACACCTATCGAGGCACGAAGCGGGACGTGTGGCTGTTTCTCGGCTGTGCGTGGCGCGACGACCTGCCGTATCGCGAGTGGTTCGAGTCGCTGGCCGAGGACCACGAGCGGTTTCACTTCGTCCCGACGCTGACGCGGGAGCCGCTCCTGAGCGACTGGTCCGGCGAAGTCGACTACGTCCAGCAGGTGTTCGCGAAGTACCTCGACGGGGCAGCGGTCGATCGCTCGTCGGTCCCGCAGTCGATGCAGCGCTACGTCGAGGCAGAACCCGTGGGGACGCAGGCTCGGCTCGACCCCGACGACCTCGACCTGTACGCCTGTGGGATCAACGCCATGGTCGAGACGCTCGTCCGGACGGCGCGGTCGGTCGGTGTCCCGGAGGCACACATGGACTACGAGGGGTTCGGGTAG